The Glycine soja cultivar W05 chromosome 3, ASM419377v2, whole genome shotgun sequence genome window below encodes:
- the LOC114406547 gene encoding F-box/kelch-repeat protein At3g06240-like isoform X1, translating into MIRNATLAAAIFPGELIGAILLWLPVRSVLRFKCVCKSWLSVISDPHFAKSHFELAIAPTHRVLKLLNNFQVNSIDVDNDDDSADILFNTPLLPPPHAAPKYVYIAGSCRGFILLELVSDLNSIHLVVWNPSTGLVKRIHHVNHLNLFDIDSHLCGIGYDSSTDDYVVVTMACQRPGRVVNCLSLRTNSWSFTEKKQLTAAYDDNEVGHVTREFLNGAFHWLEYCKGLGCQIIVAFDVREKELSEVPRPRDLPVESEDNFIYDLISMGECLCLCFVRCQNRTRVYEMWTMKEYKVQASWTRSFVFSTSYYSYLCSISPLCFTKNEEILGLKENKLVRINGKGEVFEHRPRDNFAGRPRLHVIYTGSLLSLPRTTLKN; encoded by the coding sequence ATGATTAGGAATGCCACTCTTGCCGCCGCCATCTTTCCCGGCGAGTTGATCGGAGCAATTCTGTTATGGTTACCGGTGAGATCTGTGTTACGTTTCAAATGTGTGTGCAAGTCTTGGCTCTCTGTTATTTCTGATCCCCATTTTGCCAAATCCCATTTTGAGCTAGCAATTGCACCCACCCACCGAGTCCTGAAATTGCTCAACAATTTCCAAGTCAATTCCATAGACGTAGACAATGATGATGATTCCGCCGACATACTCTTCAATACCCCACTACTTCCACCACCACACGCTGCTCCCAAATACGTATACATTGCGGGTTCTTGCAGAGGATTTATACTCTTGGAACTCGTTTCGGACTTAAATTCCATTCATCTCGTCGTATGGAATCCGTCGACGGGTCTCGTGAAACGAATTCACCATGTTaatcatttgaatttgtttgaTATCGATTCACATCTATGTGGCATTGGGTATGACTCGTCAACCGATGATTATGTGGTGGTAACAATGGCATGTCAACGACCCGGTAGGGTGGTGAATTGTTTATCTTTGAGAACCAATTCATGGAGCTTCACCGAGAAGAAACAACTAACTGCTGCTTATGATGATAATGAAGTCGGACATGTTACGAGGGAGTTCTTGAACGGGGCCTTCCATTGGCTCGAATACTGTAAAGGTCTTGGCTGCCAAATTATTGTTGCATTTGACGTGAGGGAAAAAGAATTATCAGAGGTTCCGCGGCCACGCGATTTACCCGTTGAATctgaagataattttatttatgatttgatCTCAATGGGAGAATGTCTTTGTTTATGTTTTGTGCGCTGCCAGAACAGGACTAGAGTGTATGAAATGTGGACCATGAAGGAATACAAAGTTCAGGCATCTTGGACCAggtcatttgttttttctaCTAGTTATTATTCTTATCTGTGTTCCATTTCCCCACTATGCTTCaccaaaaatgaagaaattctgggattgaaagaaaacaaattggtGAGAATTAATGGCAAAGGCGAGGTGTTTGAGCATCGCCCACGCGACAATTTTGCTGGGCGGCCTCGTTTACATGTTATATATACAGGGAGTTTGTTATCACTCCCTAGGACGACTTTGAAAAATTAA
- the LOC114406547 gene encoding F-box/kelch-repeat protein At3g06240-like isoform X2 has protein sequence MIRNATLAAAIFPGELIGAILLWLPVRSVLRFKCVCKSWLSVISDPHFAKSHFELAIAPTHRVLKLLNNFQVNSIDVDNDDDSADILFNTPLLPPPHAAPKYVYIAGSCRGFILLELVSDLNSIHLVVWNPSTGLVKRIHHVNHLNLFDIDSHLCGIGYDSSTDDYVVVTMACQRPGRVVNCLSLRTNSWSFTEKKQLTAAYDDNEVGHVTREFLNGAFHWLEYCKGLGCQIIVAFDVREKELSEVPRPRDLPVESEDNFIYDLISMGECLCLCFVRCQNRTRVYEMWTMKEYKVQASWTRAVWWISGGRTVLELN, from the exons ATGATTAGGAATGCCACTCTTGCCGCCGCCATCTTTCCCGGCGAGTTGATCGGAGCAATTCTGTTATGGTTACCGGTGAGATCTGTGTTACGTTTCAAATGTGTGTGCAAGTCTTGGCTCTCTGTTATTTCTGATCCCCATTTTGCCAAATCCCATTTTGAGCTAGCAATTGCACCCACCCACCGAGTCCTGAAATTGCTCAACAATTTCCAAGTCAATTCCATAGACGTAGACAATGATGATGATTCCGCCGACATACTCTTCAATACCCCACTACTTCCACCACCACACGCTGCTCCCAAATACGTATACATTGCGGGTTCTTGCAGAGGATTTATACTCTTGGAACTCGTTTCGGACTTAAATTCCATTCATCTCGTCGTATGGAATCCGTCGACGGGTCTCGTGAAACGAATTCACCATGTTaatcatttgaatttgtttgaTATCGATTCACATCTATGTGGCATTGGGTATGACTCGTCAACCGATGATTATGTGGTGGTAACAATGGCATGTCAACGACCCGGTAGGGTGGTGAATTGTTTATCTTTGAGAACCAATTCATGGAGCTTCACCGAGAAGAAACAACTAACTGCTGCTTATGATGATAATGAAGTCGGACATGTTACGAGGGAGTTCTTGAACGGGGCCTTCCATTGGCTCGAATACTGTAAAGGTCTTGGCTGCCAAATTATTGTTGCATTTGACGTGAGGGAAAAAGAATTATCAGAGGTTCCGCGGCCACGCGATTTACCCGTTGAATctgaagataattttatttatgatttgatCTCAATGGGAGAATGTCTTTGTTTATGTTTTGTGCGCTGCCAGAACAGGACTAGAGTGTATGAAATGTGGACCATGAAGGAATACAAAGTTCAGGCATCTTGGACCAg GGCTGTATGGTGGATAAGTGGTGGACGGACAGTGCTCGAACTGAACTGA